One window of the Pedobacter ginsengisoli genome contains the following:
- the rodA gene encoding rod shape-determining protein RodA, which produces MINQQSNRFFFNVDWITILIYIALCTVGYVNIYASVPSHNTADSSVFNFTSNYGKQLIYIIAGLVLGFSILLLDAKFFSVFSPIVYGVTVLLLIIVLLVGRNVGGNQAWISLGGGFRLQPSEFAKFGTALLLARYISSFSPKFRDLKSIAFAGLIMGIPLVLIMLQPDAGSALVFLAFMFPMYREGLSGYFLLIFLGMIVLFVADFLVPMQILIPTILVIGGIFVYQNKRKQKVMFSAIIVTIVAIAYLFVVKLAYEKVLKQHQRTRIELILGLKMDPKGVGYNVIQSKIAIGSGQLTGRGFLQGTQTKYGYVPAQSTDFIFSTIGEEWGFVGCSVVIGLFLFLLLRLINLAERQRSTFSRVYGYCVASILFFHVFINIGMAIGIVPVIGIPLPFISYGGSSLWSFTILLFIFLKLDSNRMGFI; this is translated from the coding sequence ATGATTAATCAGCAAAGCAATAGATTCTTCTTTAATGTAGATTGGATTACTATCCTAATCTATATTGCTTTGTGTACGGTTGGCTATGTAAATATTTATGCTTCGGTACCTTCACATAATACCGCCGATTCTTCAGTATTTAATTTTACAAGTAATTATGGCAAGCAGCTGATTTACATTATTGCAGGTCTGGTTCTTGGTTTTTCAATATTATTGCTCGATGCTAAATTCTTCAGTGTCTTCTCGCCTATTGTTTATGGCGTTACGGTATTACTGCTTATTATTGTTTTGCTGGTGGGCAGGAATGTTGGTGGTAACCAGGCCTGGATATCTCTAGGAGGGGGTTTTAGGCTCCAACCTTCTGAATTCGCAAAATTTGGTACCGCTTTACTACTCGCAAGGTACATTAGTAGTTTTAGCCCTAAATTCAGAGATCTGAAATCAATAGCATTTGCAGGTTTAATTATGGGAATTCCGTTAGTGCTTATCATGCTTCAGCCAGATGCCGGATCGGCCCTTGTATTTTTAGCGTTCATGTTTCCAATGTACAGAGAAGGATTATCAGGTTACTTTCTGTTGATCTTTCTAGGAATGATCGTATTATTTGTGGCCGACTTCCTTGTGCCTATGCAGATTCTAATACCTACTATTCTGGTTATTGGCGGCATCTTTGTTTATCAAAACAAGCGAAAGCAAAAGGTCATGTTTTCGGCCATTATAGTAACAATAGTTGCAATTGCTTATTTATTTGTAGTAAAACTAGCTTACGAGAAAGTTTTAAAACAGCATCAACGTACGCGGATAGAGTTAATTTTGGGATTAAAAATGGATCCCAAAGGTGTTGGCTATAATGTAATACAATCTAAAATAGCCATTGGTTCAGGCCAGCTTACCGGTCGTGGTTTTTTACAGGGTACCCAAACAAAATATGGTTATGTTCCTGCACAAAGTACCGATTTTATTTTCTCAACAATAGGAGAAGAATGGGGATTTGTTGGCTGTTCAGTAGTTATCGGATTATTCTTATTCCTGTTGCTTCGCTTAATTAACCTTGCCGAACGACAGCGATCTACATTCTCCAGAGTTTACGGATATTGTGTTGCCAGCATACTATTCTTCCACGTATTTATTAATATTGGGATGGCAATAGGCATTGTGCCTGTAATTGGTATACCTCTCCCTTTTATCAGTTACGGGGGGTCATCACTTTGGAGTTTTACAATATTGCTGTTTATATTCCTTAAGCTCGACTCAAATAGAATGGGCTTTATCTAA
- the mrdA gene encoding penicillin-binding protein 2: MDNLFNRKYIVQGLFIVVSLILLGTLFYIQVFSDKYFLSAESNVLRKLYTFPARGVILDRNEKILVQNEPVYDLMVIPNDVKEFDTLALCEIIGIDTVKFRKNFKKALNLSRFQPSIFEKQLPVSIYQSLSEKLYRFPGFFVQSRTIRQYPDSIAGHFLGYIKEVSPTDIERSEGYYRMGDYIGKTGVEKSYETALRGERGVVNMLYDVHNVPKGSYAEGKFDTMAVSGEQLVSSLDIRIQKLGEELLKNKVGSIVAIEPATGEILAFVSSPGYDPNLMVGRQQGNNYMDLLKNPNRVFNIRPIQGYYSPGSSFKPLDALIGLQEGVIDENTTFNCPGYFRVGNHTTKCEHVDGNIALRRGLARSCNTYACYVFEKLLTQKKFKKQKIAAYEYWQKKVKLWGLGDTLGIDLPGERRGRLYDASYYTKKYGKYWGYSTVISLAIGQGEMDATPLQMANIMAAIANKGYYIKPHLVKSIGKDHLIRKEYVRKNYVGVDAAHFVPVIDGMQEAVNSPWGTAVASKIDGIIMCGKTGTVQNPRGKNHSVFIGFAPRDNPKIAIAVIVENAGYGGTYAAPIASFITEKYLKDSIPPYRRERVEWMKNQVILPAPPKSKVKPKAAVIDSAKKADSLKKIIPAIEPKKITDKKHD; the protein is encoded by the coding sequence ATGGATAATCTGTTTAACCGGAAATACATTGTACAAGGATTATTCATTGTTGTTTCACTAATACTTTTAGGTACTCTTTTTTATATACAGGTATTTAGCGACAAGTACTTTCTTTCGGCAGAGAGTAATGTGCTGCGTAAGCTATACACTTTTCCTGCCCGGGGGGTAATTTTAGACAGGAATGAAAAGATTTTAGTGCAGAATGAACCAGTGTACGATTTAATGGTTATACCGAATGACGTAAAAGAATTTGACACTCTGGCTCTTTGTGAAATTATTGGTATTGACACCGTCAAATTCCGAAAAAACTTTAAAAAAGCTTTAAACCTGTCCAGATTCCAGCCAAGCATATTTGAAAAACAACTTCCCGTTAGTATTTATCAGTCTCTATCCGAAAAACTATATCGATTCCCTGGTTTTTTTGTACAAAGCAGAACTATAAGACAATATCCGGATAGCATAGCTGGTCACTTTTTAGGGTATATAAAAGAAGTAAGCCCAACGGATATTGAAAGATCTGAAGGTTATTACAGAATGGGTGACTATATTGGAAAAACCGGTGTAGAAAAATCTTACGAGACTGCCCTAAGGGGTGAAAGAGGTGTTGTAAATATGCTTTACGACGTTCATAATGTACCCAAAGGCAGTTATGCTGAAGGAAAATTTGATACCATGGCAGTATCGGGAGAGCAATTGGTATCATCCCTTGATATTAGGATACAGAAATTAGGTGAAGAACTGCTCAAAAACAAAGTTGGGAGTATAGTTGCAATTGAACCTGCCACAGGAGAAATTCTGGCCTTTGTTAGTAGCCCCGGTTATGACCCTAACTTAATGGTTGGCCGCCAGCAGGGTAATAATTATATGGATTTACTAAAAAATCCTAACCGTGTGTTTAACATTCGCCCAATACAGGGTTATTACTCACCAGGATCTTCTTTTAAGCCTCTGGATGCTTTAATTGGCCTACAGGAGGGAGTTATAGACGAAAACACCACATTTAATTGTCCTGGTTACTTTCGTGTTGGCAATCATACTACTAAATGTGAGCACGTGGACGGGAATATCGCTTTAAGAAGAGGTCTTGCCAGATCATGTAATACTTATGCATGTTATGTGTTTGAGAAATTACTAACCCAAAAAAAGTTTAAAAAACAAAAAATAGCAGCATACGAGTATTGGCAAAAGAAAGTAAAATTGTGGGGCCTTGGAGATACGCTTGGCATTGATTTGCCGGGAGAACGTAGAGGCCGACTTTACGATGCTTCTTATTACACAAAAAAATATGGCAAATATTGGGGCTATTCAACTGTAATTTCATTAGCTATTGGGCAGGGCGAGATGGATGCCACACCTTTACAAATGGCAAATATTATGGCGGCAATTGCCAACAAAGGTTATTACATAAAACCTCACTTGGTTAAATCAATAGGAAAAGACCATTTGATTAGAAAAGAATATGTTAGGAAAAACTATGTGGGTGTAGATGCAGCACATTTTGTACCTGTAATTGATGGAATGCAGGAAGCTGTAAATTCGCCATGGGGTACTGCTGTAGCTTCGAAAATTGATGGAATTATTATGTGCGGAAAAACAGGTACGGTACAAAATCCACGAGGAAAAAACCACTCTGTATTTATTGGCTTTGCTCCGCGGGATAATCCAAAAATTGCCATTGCGGTTATTGTTGAAAATGCTGGTTATGGAGGTACATACGCTGCACCAATTGCAAGTTTTATTACAGAGAAATACCTTAAAGATAGTATCCCCCCTTACAGGAGGGAAAGAGTGGAATGGATGAAAAATCAGGTAATTCTTCCGGCACCACCAAAGTCGAAAGTAAAACCTAAAGCAGCGGTTATTGATTCAGCCAAAAAAGCAGACTCTCTCAAAAAAATCATTCCAGCTATTGAGCCTAAGAAAATAACAGATAAAAAACATGATTAA
- a CDS encoding rod shape-determining protein MreD: MATPFVYILFLLLLPFGIPNLLLYLIAFITGLTLDAFYDTLGVHTAACVTLVFVRILFISVTVSRDGFDEPEPTLGNMGIKWFLLYAFLCTFAHHIVLFFLETFRLTEFSYTLLKCLLSGIFTLFLVTLIEFIFYNRKVR; this comes from the coding sequence ATGGCAACTCCCTTTGTTTACATATTGTTTTTGCTATTGCTCCCTTTTGGAATTCCTAATCTATTACTTTATTTAATTGCTTTTATTACCGGCTTAACTCTAGATGCGTTTTATGATACGTTGGGTGTACATACCGCAGCATGCGTAACCCTGGTTTTTGTAAGGATCCTATTCATTTCAGTAACGGTAAGCAGGGATGGTTTTGACGAACCGGAGCCTACTCTGGGAAACATGGGCATTAAATGGTTTCTTCTGTATGCCTTTCTATGTACTTTTGCGCATCACATTGTGTTGTTCTTTTTAGAAACATTTAGGTTAACAGAGTTTTCTTACACGTTACTTAAGTGCCTGCTAAGTGGAATTTTCACATTATTTCTTGTGACCTTAATTGAGTTTATATTTTATAACAGAAAGGTACGCTGA
- the mreC gene encoding rod shape-determining protein MreC — protein sequence MRNLWIFISRYNAFFFFIIFFTIGVVLTVRNNSYQRSVTINSTNKVVGDVYNNLNVLKKYINLGSVNDSLAVENAKLKTEILALKSIDTAKDIVVRDTSGVPQYTYLSARVIKNSITNRNNFITINRGKADGMETNMPVISPGRGVVGFVQDVSEHLATVRSLLHKDTHISVSLKKTNAVGSLVWGDRNSDYRKAFIKDIPNHFKVNLRDTVVTSGFSFFPSGIPVGTISNTGISTGDNFKTIEINLFNDFSTLQYVYVIKNKLAKEQTELEAKLPNEQ from the coding sequence ATGCGTAACCTTTGGATTTTTATAAGCAGATATAACGCATTTTTCTTCTTCATCATATTCTTTACTATTGGAGTTGTGCTTACTGTAAGAAACAACTCCTACCAACGTAGCGTAACCATTAACTCAACAAATAAAGTTGTTGGTGATGTTTATAACAACCTTAATGTATTAAAAAAATACATTAATCTGGGTTCTGTAAATGATAGCCTGGCAGTAGAGAATGCTAAACTGAAGACGGAGATACTTGCCCTTAAGAGTATAGATACGGCTAAAGATATTGTAGTTAGAGATACTTCCGGAGTACCTCAATACACCTATCTATCGGCCAGGGTTATTAAAAACTCTATTACAAACCGAAATAATTTCATTACCATTAACCGAGGTAAGGCCGATGGCATGGAAACTAACATGCCCGTTATTTCGCCTGGAAGAGGTGTGGTTGGCTTTGTACAGGATGTTTCTGAGCATTTGGCAACGGTGCGGTCCTTGCTACATAAGGATACTCATATTAGCGTAAGCTTAAAAAAAACCAACGCAGTTGGATCACTGGTTTGGGGAGATAGGAACTCCGATTACAGAAAAGCATTTATTAAAGACATTCCTAATCATTTTAAGGTGAATTTAAGGGATACAGTAGTTACATCTGGGTTTTCATTTTTCCCTTCTGGCATTCCGGTAGGCACCATTAGTAACACTGGTATTTCAACAGGAGATAACTTTAAGACTATTGAAATTAATCTGTTTAATGATTTTAGTACCTTACAGTATGTTTACGTCATTAAAAATAAACTGGCAAAGGAACAAACAGAATTAGAAGCGAAATTACCTAATGAGCAGTAA